Within the Gossypium raimondii isolate GPD5lz chromosome 12, ASM2569854v1, whole genome shotgun sequence genome, the region TAAAAGAAGTTCCAACTCTATATGCTTGGTTTCATAAAATGGAACATGAGCATACAGTCTTTCTGGGTGAATCATCAATCTTCTTTTCTGTTCAAACATAAAATCAAGCTTAAATTGGTAAAGATGATACATGAAGTTTCAAGCAAATGCAGAAGTATCATCTCAATGTTAATTAGATGGTTACCACTTACATGAAGTTGCACTTAATGCAGTAAGAAAAGTTACGTTATTACAATCATACTGTGTCAGTGAATCACGGATTATTGACTTTAAAAACGAAGCAATCCCATGGCTAATAACTTCTGGAGTTCAATGGATTCTCATTAAGAGGCAAAACATGGCTAGGAGCATCTCATCATAATGAATGATGGAACAGGAAAAGATGGCCTCTAATAGGTTCATCATAACTTGAGTAGCACACTCATCAATGATTAATGACGAAGTCTAAATGGTAATTCTCAGTTTCCACATTTTTTTCTCCCAAAATGCatgtataaaatgaaatagttttcaaaacttttcaaaaatagagaaaatccTCCACCTACAAATGGGATCACGTATCATATCCTTCAGAACAACATCAATCATGCATCCAAACATCAGTTACCAGTCATAAGCAATTCCAAGTTTCAACTTGTAGCATCATTTACTAATGCAAGTAAAACAGCTGGATATCCTGACGTTAACTTTAGTAAGCAAGTTAATCTTAATTGCAAAAAGGAAAGAACTCTTAAAACTGTAAGAGAAAAGTTTTACAAGAAGATAAAGACAAGAATACCTGTTTTAGTTTTTGCAAGTGATGGCTGAACTACGACATGCATTATTATAATCCCACCTGCAACTTCACCAAAGGGTACTTTACACTGGCCAACAGTCTTGTCGTTCTCCAAAATTTTACCGGAGCTTATTAGTTTGACTTCATTCACTGCCTTCGGAACAACTGTCTTACCTAAGGACAGCAGAAAGTTAAAACAAAATGCTTTAAACTCTTAGCCTTTATGTTTTCTTCAGGGCcttcagataaaaataaaatcagaagACAGTTGATAGACGTAGGCAACAAGACAATGGAGCAAAAGTCAATGTGCTCCTTGAAGTTATTTCATAATATTCGAAATAAAATCATGAATCATTCTTTTTTCAATCCATTTACTTAAAGAAATAAGA harbors:
- the LOC105764816 gene encoding membrane-anchored ubiquitin-fold protein 3; translated protein: MPEEDLVDIKFRLYDGSDIGPFRYSATSTVDMLKQRIVSDWPKGKTVVPKAVNEVKLISSGKILENDKTVGQCKVPFGEVAGGIIIMHVVVQPSLAKTKTEKKIDDSPRKTVCSCSIL